The following proteins come from a genomic window of Notamacropus eugenii isolate mMacEug1 chromosome X, mMacEug1.pri_v2, whole genome shotgun sequence:
- the LOC140516334 gene encoding gamma-soluble NSF attachment protein-like — MEEQETREGLLHMAQATQRRCIGLFRWKLDYEKAASEYAKSTLAFCRAKRLDQAMEAFLKEAEAHEKSRVPLPAAMAYEQAGLYLSRSDHLQEATQAMKQAVSWYLECGEAEMASYTLRHFTYLLESQIPHQLVCFYQWASQLFQGEDPFWKALDWTEEASRLLLRQKCYRDAVISLGQAKHLYVKEMCSCLCHQRALAQCLAPLCDLDFPAACKCLEGTCPYLPTFKFSPQYDGMVTLLSFYEDQDQDAVYQVCTSPVS; from the coding sequence ATGGAAGAACAAGAAACCAGGGAGGGGCTGTTGCATATGGCCCAGGCCACCCAACGCAGGTGCATCGGGCTGTTCAGATGGAAGCTGGACTACGAGAAGGCTGCGAGCGAGTATGCAAAGTCCACCTTAGCCTTCTGCAGAGCTAAGAGGCTCGACCAGGCCATGGAAGCCTTCctcaaggaagctgaggcccacgAAAAAAGCCGGGTGCCCCTTCCTGCAGCCATGGCCTACGAGCAAGCTGGCCTGTACCTGAGCAGGTCCGACCACCTGCAGGAGGCCACCCAGGCCATGAAGCAGGCTGTCTCCTGGTACCTGGAGTGTGGAGAGGCAGAGATGGCATCCTATACCTTGAGACACTTCACCTACTTGCTTGAGAGCCAGATCCCGCACCAGTTGGTGTGCTTCTACCAGTGGGCATCCCAGCTATTTCAGGGGGAGGACCCCTTCTGGAAGGCCCTGGACTGGACTGAGGAAGCCTCCAGGTTGCTGCTACGGCAGAAGTGCTACAGGGATGCTGTGATCTCCCTTGGCCAGGCGAAGCACTTGTATGTGAAGGAAATGTGCTCCTGCTTGTGCCACCAGAGAgccctagcacagtgtctagcccCGCTTTGTGACCTGGATTTCCCTGCTGCCTGCAAGTGCCTGGAAGGCACTTGTCCCTATTTGCCCACTTTCAAGTTCAGCCCCCAGTATGATGGGATGGTAACTTTGCTGAGCTTCTATGAAGACCAGGACCAAGATGCAGTGTACCAGGTCTGCACCTCCCCTGTCTCTTAA